In a genomic window of Phragmites australis chromosome 14, lpPhrAust1.1, whole genome shotgun sequence:
- the LOC133891436 gene encoding glutamate receptor 3.4-like → MEMGSALFAALLLCARIFVSGTMADNQNRTNDLARPAEVWIGALFTFDSVIGKAVRPAIELAVADVNADPSILPGTKLSVLMQDTNCSGFVGTIDALQLLAKDVISVLGPQSSSIAHVISHAVNELHIPLISFAASDPTLSSLEYPYFVRATLSDYFQMDAIASIISQYQWKEVITIYVDDDYGRGGITVLGDALAKKKSNIAYKAKLPPGAAKATIQDILMQVNEMESRVYVVHVNPDSGVNVFSAAKSLGMMSSGYVWIATDWLSAVIDSSEHVSPDVMQHTQGVLVLRQHITDSNIQHSLLSKWNNMTRNGSSSLSSYTMRAYDSVWLVAHAVEQFLCEGNAVSFSADPNLLATKGSSLQLDSLRIFSNGDKLLEKVWRAKFTGVSGPVQFTLDRNLIHPAYDILNICGTGFRTIGYWSNFSGLTAVAPEKLHSSAVNSSTNNIELHDVIWPGQTSEKPRGWVFPYHGKHLRIGVPLRTSYKEFVMPDNGPDGVKGFSVDVFKAAISLLPYPVTCKFLLFGDGLKNPSYNDLIQKVSDNYFDAAIGDIAIVMNRTRLVDFTQPYTESGLIIVARAREIESNAWAFLKPFTFQMWCVLGVLFLFVGAVVWILEHRTNTEFRGPPRQQIMTVCWFSFSTMFFSHRENTVSALGRFVLLIWLCVVLIINSSYTASLTSLLTVQELTSGIQGLDSLISSSSAIGYQVGSFSRNYLVQELNIAESRLVPLNTPSDYARALELGSGNGGVAAIIDELPYIEIFLSRYCKFKTVGEVFTKSGWGFAFPRDSPLAEDLSTAILTLSENGNLQRIHDEWLTGTECGADNTRVGTNSLSLSSFWGLYLICGLACVLALVIFFLRIFCQYSRYNNQVEVQFHEPQIINRPARLSTIKSLISFVDKKEEEVKNALKKRPNGSQQPSTGSTEEQSTLPL, encoded by the exons ATGGAGATGGGCTCTGCTCTCTTTGCTGCCCTGCTTCTATGTGCCCGCATTTTCGTCAGTGGAACCATGGCAGATAACCAGAATCGCACCAATGACCTTGCAAGGCCAGCCGAGGTGTGGATCGGTGCGCTGTTCACATTTGATTCGGTTATCGGGAAGGCAGTGAGGCCAGCTATTGAGCTTGCTGTTGCAGATGTCAATGCCGATCCTAGCATACTCCCGGGGACAAAATTGAGTGTTCTTATGCAGGACACCAATTGCAGTGGCTTTGTTGGGACCATAGATG CATTGCAGCTTCTTGCTAAAGATGTGATCAGTGTATTAGGTCCACAATCCTCGTCAATTGCTCATGTCATTTCACATGCTGTTAATGAACTCCATATCCCGCTTATCTCATTCGCAGCCTCCGATCCTACCCTTTCTTCCCTTGAATACCCTTATTTTGTAAGGGCTACACTAAGTGATTACTTCCAAATGGATGCTATAGCTAGCATCATCAGTCAGTATCAATGGAAAGAAGTCATCACCatctatgttgatgatgactACGGTAGAGGTGGGATCACAGTgctaggtgatgcccttgcaaAAAAGAAGTCCAATATAGCTTACAAAGCTAAGTTACCACCTGGTGCTGCAAAGGCTACTATCCAGGATATCTTGATGCAGGTAAATGAAATGGAGTCTCGCGTCTATGTTGTCCATGTAAACCCTGACTCCGGTGTCAATGTTTTCTCTGCTGCAAAATCTTTGGGGATGATGAGCAGTGGCTATGTATGGATAGCAACAGACTGGCTTTCTGCAGTGATAGATTCTTCTGAGCATGTTAGTCCTGATGTAATGCAACATACACAGGGTGTTCTTGTGCTTCGGCAACATATCACTGATTCCAACATTCAGCATTCGTTGTTGTCCAAATGGAATAATATGACCAGGAATGGAAGTTCGTCTTTGAGTTCTTACACTATGCGTGCTTATGACTCTGTATGGCTAGTTGCACATGCTGTTGAGCAATTTCTGTGTGAAGGGAATGCTGTATCTTTTTCTGCAGACCCAAATTTGCTAGCTACAAAAGGAAGTAGCCTTCAGTTAGACTCTCTCAGGATTTTCAGCAATGGAGATAAATTACTGGAGAAAGTGTGGCGTGCAAAGTTCACAGGGGTTTCTGGGCCAGTTCAATTTACTTTGGACCGTAATTTGATCCACCCAGCTTATGATATCCTAAATATTTGTGGTACAGGTTTTAGGACCATTGGATATTGGTCAAACTTTTCTGGTCTCACAGCTGTTGCCCCAGAAAAATTACATTCATCAGCAGTGAACTCTTCAACCAACAATATAGAGCTTCATGATGTTATATGGCCTGGTCAGACTTCTGAGAAACCTCGTGGTTGGGTATTTCCGTATCATGGGAAGCATCTGAGGATTGGAGTGCCTCTACGAACGAGCTACAAAGAGTTTGTGATGCCAGACAATGGACCTGATGGAGTAAAGGGGTTTTCAGTAGATGTTTTTAAAGCTGCAATAAGCTTGTTGCCCTACCCTGTTACGTGCAAGTTTCTTTTATTCGGAGATGGTTTGAAGAATCCCAGCTACAATGACCTTATTCAGAAGGTTTCCGACAAT TACTTTGACGCTGCAATAGGGGACATTGCAATAGTGATGAATAGAACAAGACTTGTTGATTTTACCCAGCCGTATACAGAATCAGGTCTCATTATTGTAGCTCGAGCAAGGGAAATTGAATCAAATGCTTGGGCTTTTCTGAAGCCATTCACCTTCCAAATGTGGTGTGTTCTAGGTGTTCTGTTCCTCTTTGTGGGTGCAGTTGTTTGGATACTTGAACACCGCACTAATACTGAGTTCCGTGGACCTCCAAGGCAACAAATTATGACAGTGTGCTG GTTTAGTTTCTCTACCATGTTCTTTTCACACA GAGAGAACACAGTTAGTGCTCTTGGTAGATTTGTCCTGCTTATCTGGCTCTGTGTTGTGCTCATTATTAACTCAAGCTATACGGCAAGCTTGACATCACTTCTGACAGTTCAGGAGCTGACATCTGGGATACAGGGCCTTGATAGCTTGATCTCGAGTTCAAGTGCAATTGGCTATCAAGTTGGATCTTTTTCCAGAAACTACCTTGTGCAGGAGCTCAATATCGCCGAGTCCCGTTTGGTGCCACTAAACACCCCATCGGATTATGCAAGAGCACTAGAACTAGGGTCAGGAAATGGTGGTGTTGCTGCAATTATCGATGAGCTTCCATATATTGAGATCTTCCTGTCCAGATACTGCAAATTCAAGACAGTTGGTGAGGTTTTCACAAAAAGTGGATGGGGATTT GCCTTCCCAAGAGACTCTCCTCTTGCTGAGGACTTGTCAACAGCAATCCTGACACTATCGGAGAATGGCAATCTCCAGAGGATCCATGATGAATGGTTAACTGGAACAGAGTGCGGTGCAGACAATACCAGGGTTGGGACAAACTCCTTGAGCCTGTCAAGCTTCTGGGGCCTCTACCTCATCTGTGGCCTTGCATGTGTCCTTGCTCTTGTGATTTTCTTCCTTCGCATATTTTGTCAGTACAGCAGGTACAATAACCAGGTTGAGGTTCAGTTTCACGAACCTCAGATTATAAATCGTCCAGCAAGGTTAAGTACCATAAAGTCATTGATCTCTTTTGTGGataagaaagaggaggaggtgaAGAACGCTCTCAAGAAAAGACCTAATGGCAGTCAGCAGCCAAGCACTGGCAGTACAGAAGAACAATCTACATTGCCACTGTGA